One Thioclava electrotropha DNA segment encodes these proteins:
- a CDS encoding response regulator encodes MSLKVLAVDDSRTIRDMLKLTLEHAGMELYLAEDGVHGLEVLDGLEPDAIISDINMPRLDGFGFIEAVRGQDRHRATPILVLTTESAAELKARARAAGATGWIVKPFDPTKLVKALNMVAG; translated from the coding sequence ATGTCACTGAAAGTTCTCGCGGTCGATGACAGTCGCACCATTCGCGACATGCTCAAGCTCACCCTCGAACATGCCGGGATGGAGCTTTACCTCGCCGAAGACGGCGTGCACGGGCTGGAGGTGCTCGACGGGCTGGAGCCTGACGCGATCATCTCCGACATCAACATGCCGCGCCTCGACGGGTTCGGCTTCATCGAGGCCGTGCGCGGGCAGGACCGCCACCGCGCGACCCCGATCCTCGTCCTCACCACCGAATCCGCGGCCGAGCTGAAAGCCCGCGCCCGCGCTGCCGGGGCAACCGGCTGGATCGTGAAGCCCTTCGACCCGACCAAACTGGTCAAGGCGCTCAACATGGTTGCCGGATAA
- a CDS encoding STAS domain-containing protein, protein MTALALPDRIDLATVRPLQASLQCVATEDVALDASSVTHFGALGLQLLLSAAKTARIAGHRLEIADSSEAFDSALTRFGLSHEDLQHLPDAEAPCH, encoded by the coding sequence ATGACCGCGCTTGCCCTGCCCGACCGGATCGACCTTGCGACCGTGCGCCCCCTGCAAGCGTCGCTGCAATGCGTGGCGACGGAAGATGTCGCCCTCGATGCCTCCAGCGTGACCCATTTCGGCGCGCTGGGGCTGCAACTGCTGCTTTCTGCAGCGAAGACTGCCCGCATCGCAGGTCACCGCCTCGAGATCGCCGACAGTTCGGAGGCGTTCGACAGCGCCCTGACCCGGTTCGGCCTCTCGCATGAGGATCTCCAGCACCTGCCGGATGCGGAGGCCCCATGTCACTGA
- a CDS encoding glucokinase, with the protein MSDQITLLADIGGTNTRVAMARDGKLIHSTIRRFSNKGRGALEDILEEYIRDEDCGEIAGACVAAAGPVRDDVAEMTNLAWVIRADNIARLTGTDHVFVLNDLQAQGHALGSLAEDAVHPILPGLPAKEGSARLVVGIGTGFNAAPVHEGPGGRVVPPSEAGHTTLPIETEEDFALKTYLDAKHDFASVEHVVSGRGLERLYAYLRGEDDATTSGQEILEAITRGEETAVAAGQLFVQMLGRVVGDLALTHLPFGGIYLIGGAARGVVPWLDEFGFAEAMQAKGRFSEFLRAFPVSVVEDDYAALQGCASYLSSRMLR; encoded by the coding sequence ATGAGCGATCAAATCACCCTGCTGGCCGATATCGGCGGCACCAATACACGCGTGGCGATGGCCCGTGACGGCAAGCTGATCCATTCCACGATCCGCCGCTTCTCGAACAAGGGGCGGGGCGCGCTTGAGGACATCCTCGAGGAGTATATCCGCGACGAGGATTGCGGCGAGATCGCGGGTGCCTGCGTGGCCGCCGCCGGTCCGGTGCGCGACGACGTGGCCGAAATGACCAACCTCGCCTGGGTGATCCGCGCCGACAATATCGCGCGGCTGACCGGGACCGATCATGTCTTCGTGCTCAACGATCTGCAGGCGCAGGGCCATGCGCTGGGAAGCCTCGCCGAAGATGCCGTGCACCCGATCCTGCCCGGCCTGCCTGCGAAGGAGGGCTCTGCGCGGCTGGTGGTCGGGATCGGCACCGGGTTCAACGCAGCTCCGGTGCATGAGGGGCCCGGCGGGCGCGTCGTGCCGCCCTCGGAGGCGGGCCACACCACCTTGCCGATCGAGACCGAGGAGGATTTCGCGCTCAAGACCTATCTCGACGCGAAGCACGATTTCGCCAGTGTCGAGCATGTCGTGTCGGGGCGCGGTCTGGAACGGCTCTACGCCTATCTCAGGGGCGAGGACGACGCGACCACCTCGGGTCAGGAAATCCTCGAGGCGATCACCCGCGGCGAAGAGACGGCCGTCGCGGCAGGCCAGCTCTTCGTGCAAATGCTGGGCCGGGTCGTGGGCGATCTGGCGCTGACCCACCTGCCCTTCGGCGGCATCTACCTGATCGGTGGGGCCGCGCGCGGCGTCGTCCCGTGGCTCGACGAGTTCGGTTTCGCCGAGGCGATGCAGGCCAAGGGGCGCTTCTCGGAATTCCTGCGCGCCTTCCCGGTCAGCGTGGTCGAGGACGACTACGCAGCGCTTCAGGGCTGCGCCTCCTATCTTTCTTCGCGCATGCTGCGATAG
- a CDS encoding GH1 family beta-glucosidase yields MLPKRSDFPADFQFGVATSSYQIEGHSFGGAGPTHWDTFAATPGNVVRAENGAVACDHYHRWEEDLDLIANAGFDIYRFSTSWARVMPEGRGPVNREGLDFYDRLVDGMLERGLKPALTLYHWELPAALADKGGWRNRDIASWFADFTQVIADRLGDRIWSAAPINEPWCVGWLSHFLGHHAPGLRDIRATAHAMHHVLLAHGKSIRVMRAHGMKNLGAVCNLEYPIPADETPEATAAANLYDAYYNRFFVEGIFKGRYPEEVMEAFAPHMPHNWEDDFALIGEKLDWLGLNYYTCKRIAPTEGPWPAHHEVDGPLPKTAMGWEIYPEGLYQFLTRLKREYTGDLPLYVTENGMAAPDVVEDGKVEDPHRIAYYRDHLAAVQRAIAEGVPVKGYIGWSLMDNYEWALGYEKRFGLVHVDFDSLQRTPKASYLAWKDALGSRG; encoded by the coding sequence ATGCTCCCGAAACGCTCTGATTTTCCTGCCGATTTCCAGTTCGGCGTTGCCACCTCCTCCTATCAGATCGAGGGCCATTCCTTCGGCGGTGCGGGCCCGACCCATTGGGACACTTTCGCCGCCACGCCGGGCAATGTCGTGCGCGCCGAGAACGGTGCGGTCGCCTGCGACCACTATCACCGCTGGGAGGAAGACCTCGACCTGATCGCCAATGCAGGCTTCGACATCTACCGCTTCTCGACCTCCTGGGCGCGGGTGATGCCGGAAGGGCGTGGCCCGGTGAACCGTGAGGGGCTGGATTTCTACGACCGGCTGGTCGACGGAATGCTGGAGCGTGGCCTCAAACCGGCGCTCACCCTCTATCACTGGGAATTGCCTGCCGCGCTCGCCGACAAGGGCGGTTGGCGCAACCGCGACATCGCTTCCTGGTTCGCCGATTTCACGCAAGTGATCGCGGATCGACTCGGCGACCGTATCTGGTCCGCCGCCCCCATCAACGAGCCGTGGTGCGTCGGTTGGCTCAGCCATTTCCTCGGCCATCACGCGCCGGGCCTGCGCGACATCCGCGCCACGGCCCATGCGATGCATCACGTGCTGCTCGCCCATGGCAAGTCGATCCGCGTGATGCGCGCGCATGGGATGAAAAACCTCGGCGCGGTGTGCAATCTCGAATACCCGATCCCTGCCGACGAGACGCCCGAGGCCACGGCGGCGGCCAATCTCTATGACGCCTATTACAACCGCTTCTTCGTGGAGGGCATTTTCAAGGGCCGCTACCCTGAGGAGGTGATGGAGGCCTTCGCCCCCCATATGCCGCACAATTGGGAAGACGATTTCGCGCTGATCGGCGAGAAGCTCGACTGGCTCGGCCTCAATTACTACACCTGCAAGCGCATCGCGCCCACCGAAGGCCCGTGGCCCGCGCATCACGAGGTCGACGGCCCGCTGCCGAAAACTGCGATGGGCTGGGAGATCTATCCCGAGGGGCTCTATCAGTTCCTGACACGGCTCAAGCGCGAATATACCGGCGATCTGCCGCTCTACGTGACCGAAAACGGCATGGCCGCGCCCGATGTGGTCGAAGACGGCAAGGTCGAGGACCCGCATCGCATTGCCTATTACCGCGATCACCTCGCCGCCGTGCAGCGCGCGATTGCCGAGGGTGTTCCGGTGAAGGGCTATATCGGCTGGTCGCTGATGGACAATTACGAATGGGCCCTGGGTTACGAGAAGCGCTTCGGGCTCGTCCATGTGGACTTCGACAGCTTGCAGCGCACCCCCAAAGCGTCCTATCTGGCATGGAAAGACGCATTGGGGAGCCGCGGATGA
- a CDS encoding LacI family DNA-binding transcriptional regulator, protein MNLKTLALELGLSPTTVSRALNGYPEVSEATRRRVREAAEAANYRPNTQAKRLATGRAMAIGHIIPISDRHEIVNPVFADFIAGAGEVYARAGYDMVMTIVPDDSEARAYAELRSKGNVDGVLIHAPKVEDHRIAMLDALGMPYVLHGRVSGTNAPFSWVDVNNKRAFERATNFLLDLGHRRIALINGIGEMDFARRRRRGYEAALKAREMAIDPALIVEGEMTEAQGHDAAREMLQWPDPPTAFLTASLLSAMGARRGIEEAGLVMGRDVSIVTHDDELGYLKNGTAEEPIFTATRSSVREAGRRCAALLIEQIESGDRSPRHELMEAVLVVGQSTGPVPTQ, encoded by the coding sequence ATGAATCTCAAGACATTGGCACTCGAATTGGGGCTGTCGCCCACCACTGTGAGTCGCGCGCTCAACGGGTACCCGGAAGTGTCCGAGGCCACGCGGCGTCGGGTGCGCGAAGCGGCAGAGGCCGCCAATTATCGCCCCAACACACAGGCCAAACGGTTGGCGACGGGGCGTGCAATGGCCATCGGCCACATCATCCCGATCTCGGACCGCCACGAGATCGTGAATCCGGTTTTCGCGGATTTCATCGCGGGCGCCGGTGAAGTCTATGCGCGTGCGGGCTACGATATGGTCATGACCATCGTGCCCGACGATTCCGAGGCCCGCGCCTATGCCGAGCTGCGCTCGAAAGGGAATGTGGACGGCGTGCTGATTCACGCGCCCAAGGTCGAGGATCACCGCATCGCCATGCTCGACGCGCTGGGGATGCCCTATGTGCTGCACGGGCGGGTCAGCGGAACGAACGCCCCCTTCAGCTGGGTCGATGTGAACAACAAGCGCGCCTTCGAGCGGGCGACGAATTTCCTGCTCGATCTGGGGCATCGCCGGATCGCGCTGATCAACGGCATCGGAGAGATGGATTTCGCCCGCAGGCGCCGACGCGGCTATGAGGCGGCGCTCAAGGCGCGCGAGATGGCAATCGACCCGGCTCTGATCGTCGAGGGCGAGATGACCGAAGCGCAGGGCCATGATGCGGCGCGCGAGATGCTGCAATGGCCCGACCCGCCGACGGCTTTCCTGACCGCCTCGCTGCTCTCTGCGATGGGCGCGCGGCGCGGCATAGAAGAGGCCGGGTTGGTGATGGGGCGCGACGTCTCGATCGTGACCCATGACGACGAGCTGGGTTACTTGAAAAACGGCACGGCGGAAGAGCCGATCTTCACCGCGACGCGCTCTTCGGTGCGCGAAGCGGGACGGCGCTGTGCGGCGCTTCTGATCGAACAGATCGAGAGCGGCGACCGCAGCCCGCGCCATGAATTGATGGAGGCGGTTCTGGTCGTCGGCCAGTCCACCGGTCCGGTCCCCACCCAATGA
- a CDS encoding ABC transporter substrate-binding protein translates to MTKHLMLGIAALALSAGLAHAQDLKFAPGSDADKFDWASYDQFKNDTDLSGETLTITGPWTGNDKALFESVLAYFSAATGAKVNYSGSESFEQDIVIAAKAGTPPNIAVFPQPGLASDMAKQGYLTAMPDGTGDWIKNNYAAGKSWEDLSTYKGKDGENHTFTFPFKADLKSLVWYVPENFKEAGYKVPETMEDLKALTEQIKADGGTPWCIGLGSGAATGWPATDWVEDFMLRTQSPETYDDWVTNKLKFNDPKVVEAIKDYGWFAKTPGFAEGGEQAVATTDFRDSPKGLFDFPPKCYMHKQASFIPTFFPDGTKVGQDVNFFYFPSYASKDLGKPVLGAGTMFGITKDSKAAEAFVKFLETPIASEIWMAQSGFLTPNKNVNPAAFANDVQRHMNSILLDATTFRFDGSDQMPGEIGTDAFWKAMVAYTTGDETAQEAADAVQKRWDSIQK, encoded by the coding sequence ATGACCAAACATCTGATGCTTGGGATCGCGGCGCTCGCGCTGTCGGCGGGGCTCGCTCACGCGCAGGATCTCAAATTCGCGCCGGGCAGCGATGCCGACAAGTTTGACTGGGCGAGCTATGATCAATTCAAGAACGACACCGATCTGAGCGGCGAGACGCTCACGATCACCGGCCCGTGGACGGGCAACGACAAGGCGCTTTTTGAGAGCGTTCTGGCCTATTTCTCGGCCGCGACCGGCGCCAAGGTGAACTACTCCGGTTCGGAAAGCTTCGAGCAGGATATCGTGATCGCCGCGAAGGCTGGCACGCCGCCGAACATCGCGGTCTTCCCGCAGCCGGGCCTCGCCTCCGACATGGCCAAGCAGGGCTACCTGACGGCGATGCCCGATGGCACGGGTGACTGGATCAAGAACAATTACGCCGCCGGGAAGTCCTGGGAGGATCTGTCCACCTACAAGGGCAAGGACGGCGAGAACCATACCTTCACCTTCCCCTTCAAGGCGGACCTGAAATCGCTCGTCTGGTATGTGCCGGAGAACTTCAAGGAAGCGGGCTACAAGGTTCCCGAGACGATGGAGGACCTCAAGGCGCTGACCGAGCAGATCAAGGCCGATGGCGGCACGCCGTGGTGCATCGGTCTGGGCTCCGGGGCAGCGACCGGCTGGCCCGCGACCGACTGGGTCGAGGACTTCATGCTGCGCACGCAGTCGCCCGAGACCTATGACGACTGGGTCACCAACAAGCTGAAGTTCAACGATCCCAAGGTCGTCGAGGCGATCAAGGATTACGGCTGGTTCGCCAAGACCCCCGGCTTCGCCGAAGGCGGCGAGCAGGCGGTGGCCACCACCGACTTCCGCGACAGCCCGAAAGGTCTCTTCGACTTCCCGCCGAAATGCTACATGCACAAGCAGGCGAGCTTCATCCCGACCTTCTTCCCCGACGGGACCAAGGTGGGTCAGGACGTGAACTTCTTCTACTTCCCGTCCTATGCCAGCAAGGATCTGGGCAAGCCGGTTCTCGGCGCGGGCACGATGTTCGGCATCACCAAGGACTCCAAGGCCGCCGAAGCCTTCGTGAAGTTCCTCGAGACGCCGATCGCCTCGGAAATCTGGATGGCGCAATCGGGCTTCCTGACGCCGAACAAGAACGTCAATCCGGCGGCCTTCGCCAATGACGTGCAGCGTCACATGAATTCGATCCTGCTGGACGCGACGACCTTCCGCTTCGACGGGTCGGACCAGATGCCGGGCGAGATCGGCACGGATGCGTTCTGGAAAGCGATGGTCGCCTACACCACCGGCGACGAGACCGCGCAAGAGGCCGCAGACGCGGTCCAGAAGCGCTGGGACAGCATCCAGAAGTAA
- a CDS encoding carbohydrate ABC transporter permease yields MSPILQGLITIALGVGGCVAYFYAANIVLDKVIFPPSGKDPGRNINRANMVRPWLFLFPAIFALGLYLAYPVVGSFWRSLFNRDGGTFVGLGNYERLAMDPSFRQAVFNNFLWVLVVPALATFLGLLAAQLTDRIKWGNIAKSLIFMPMAISFVGASLIWKFVYAVNPDIGMINAIRVAFHMQPLDPLQVPFWNNFFLMVILIWIQTGFAMVILSAALRGIPEETIEAAVLDGANPFQLFFKIKVPQIMPTIVVVWTTITILVLKVFDIVYATTGGNFGTQILPSYMMQYMFRDDGRATAVAFVIMIIVLPVMIWNIIQARRETR; encoded by the coding sequence ATGTCACCGATCTTGCAGGGTCTGATTACGATCGCGCTTGGGGTGGGCGGCTGCGTCGCCTATTTCTACGCCGCGAATATCGTCCTCGACAAAGTCATCTTCCCGCCGAGCGGCAAAGACCCGGGGCGCAATATCAACCGCGCGAACATGGTCCGCCCTTGGCTGTTCCTGTTCCCGGCGATCTTCGCGCTCGGTCTGTATCTGGCCTATCCGGTGGTCGGCTCGTTCTGGCGCTCGCTGTTCAACCGCGACGGCGGCACTTTCGTGGGCCTTGGCAATTACGAACGGCTCGCGATGGATCCGAGCTTCCGTCAGGCCGTGTTCAACAACTTCCTCTGGGTGCTGGTGGTGCCCGCGCTCGCGACCTTCCTCGGTCTGCTGGCAGCGCAGCTCACCGACCGCATCAAATGGGGTAACATCGCGAAATCGCTAATCTTCATGCCGATGGCGATTTCCTTCGTGGGCGCCTCGCTGATCTGGAAATTCGTCTATGCCGTGAACCCCGATATCGGGATGATCAACGCGATCCGCGTGGCCTTCCACATGCAGCCGCTCGACCCGCTGCAGGTGCCGTTCTGGAACAACTTCTTCCTGATGGTGATCCTGATCTGGATCCAGACCGGCTTCGCGATGGTGATCCTCTCGGCCGCGCTGCGCGGTATCCCCGAGGAGACGATCGAGGCTGCAGTGCTCGACGGCGCGAACCCGTTCCAGCTGTTCTTCAAGATCAAGGTGCCTCAGATCATGCCGACGATCGTCGTGGTCTGGACCACGATCACGATCCTCGTGCTGAAGGTCTTCGATATCGTCTACGCAACGACGGGCGGGAATTTCGGCACGCAGATCCTGCCCAGCTACATGATGCAATACATGTTCCGCGATGACGGGCGCGCGACGGCTGTGGCCTTCGTCATCATGATCATCGTGCTGCCGGTGATGATCTGGAACATCATTCAAGCCCGTAGGGAGACGCGCTGA
- a CDS encoding carbohydrate ABC transporter permease, translated as MAAIAGQKSRLTWAVQLSVVFMVVLWLVPTVGLLVSSFRTTDQISQSGWWDAAFSVEKAFRDRIPADGEKQVDGLYVLEGDLLNNGQNANDLKSGTTITAFGTSGIKPGAYKAGETVDTGDGGTLSVAKDGTYKATSKTSFEGSGPRVYFVADMPPAFTLANYRNVLFSDGMGQAFINTLTVTIPATIIPILIAAFAAYALAWMEFPGRGLLIAAVVGLLVVPLQLALVPLLRLHQEIGIGQSFLGIWLAHTGFGLPLAIYLLRNYMVGLPRDIIESAKVDGATDFQIFMKIVLPLSFPALASFAIFQFLWVWNDLLVAKVFLPANDASKVMTVKIADDLLGSRGGDWGILASAAFISIAVPLLVFFAMQKYLVRGLLAGSVKGG; from the coding sequence ATGGCCGCTATCGCAGGACAGAAATCGCGCCTGACATGGGCGGTGCAACTCTCGGTCGTCTTCATGGTCGTGCTCTGGCTCGTGCCGACGGTGGGGCTCTTGGTCAGTTCCTTCCGCACGACCGACCAGATCAGCCAGTCGGGCTGGTGGGACGCGGCCTTCTCGGTGGAGAAAGCCTTCCGCGACCGCATCCCGGCCGACGGCGAGAAACAGGTCGACGGGCTCTATGTGCTCGAGGGCGATCTGCTCAATAACGGGCAGAACGCGAATGACCTGAAATCCGGCACGACGATCACCGCCTTCGGCACCTCGGGCATCAAGCCGGGCGCCTACAAGGCGGGGGAGACGGTCGATACCGGCGATGGCGGCACGCTGAGCGTCGCCAAGGACGGCACCTACAAGGCCACGTCGAAGACGAGCTTCGAGGGCTCGGGCCCGCGGGTCTATTTCGTGGCCGACATGCCGCCCGCCTTCACGCTGGCAAATTACCGCAACGTGCTGTTCTCCGACGGGATGGGGCAGGCCTTCATCAATACGCTGACGGTGACGATCCCGGCCACGATCATCCCGATCCTGATCGCGGCCTTCGCGGCCTATGCGCTGGCCTGGATGGAGTTTCCGGGCCGGGGCCTGTTGATCGCGGCGGTCGTAGGCCTTCTGGTCGTGCCGCTGCAGCTCGCGCTGGTGCCGCTCTTACGGCTCCATCAGGAGATCGGCATCGGGCAGAGCTTCCTCGGGATATGGCTGGCCCATACCGGGTTCGGCTTGCCGCTCGCGATCTACCTGTTGCGCAACTACATGGTCGGTCTTCCGCGCGATATCATCGAGAGTGCGAAGGTCGACGGGGCGACCGATTTCCAGATCTTCATGAAAATCGTGCTGCCTTTGTCATTCCCGGCGCTTGCTTCTTTTGCAATCTTCCAATTCCTCTGGGTCTGGAATGACCTACTTGTCGCGAAAGTCTTCCTTCCGGCGAACGACGCCTCGAAGGTGATGACTGTGAAGATCGCCGACGACCTTCTGGGGTCGCGCGGCGGCGACTGGGGCATTCTGGCGTCCGCCGCCTTCATCTCCATCGCCGTGCCGCTTCTGGTGTTCTTCGCTATGCAGAAATATCTCGTCCGCGGTCTGCTGGCGGGTTCGGTTAAAGGTGGTTGA
- a CDS encoding alpha-glucosidase, with product MKTLTKKEDWWRGAVIYQIYPRSFQDSNGDGIGDLLGIVRRLPHVASLGADAVWISPFFTSPMKDFGYDVSDYCDVDPMFGNLADFDQVIATAHALGLKVMIDLVLSHTSDQHPWFQESRSSRDNPKADWYVWADPKPDGTPPNNWLSIFGGPGWHWDSRREQYYMHNFLVEQPDLNFHNPEVTQELLNVAQFWLERGVDGFRLDTINFYMHDDELRDNPPLPPEERNDQTAPKVNPYNHQRHIYDKNNPENLRFLRKLRTLMNNYNAAAVGEVGDSQRGLEILGEYTSGADKMQMSYAFELLSGHEPLKASYFKSVFDKVDTVAKDGWVCWAYSNHDVERHISRWQLTPASARLYTSLMMCLRGSLCLYQGEELGLHEAELSYEDLQDPYGKEFWPEFKGRDGCRTPMVWERDAAYAGFSQARPWLPVPTTHQNIATDVAEHDPASLLHHYRRAIGFRRNHDVLRTGAMEDMYCSGDLLVFTRRNEEETILCYFNLSDHPVNATVPPGNWVTVGGELGSIRPMPDHTLHLGPWQPSILRLDEHEA from the coding sequence ATGAAAACCCTTACTAAGAAAGAAGACTGGTGGCGCGGGGCCGTGATCTACCAGATCTATCCGCGCAGCTTTCAAGACAGCAACGGCGATGGCATCGGCGATCTTCTCGGGATCGTCCGCCGCCTGCCGCATGTCGCGAGCCTCGGGGCGGATGCGGTCTGGATCTCTCCCTTCTTCACCTCGCCGATGAAGGATTTCGGCTACGATGTCAGCGATTACTGCGACGTCGACCCGATGTTCGGCAACCTCGCCGATTTCGACCAGGTGATCGCGACGGCCCATGCGCTGGGTCTCAAAGTGATGATCGATTTGGTGCTGAGCCACACTTCCGATCAGCACCCGTGGTTCCAGGAAAGCCGGTCGAGCCGGGACAACCCGAAAGCCGACTGGTATGTCTGGGCCGATCCCAAGCCCGACGGCACGCCGCCCAATAACTGGCTGTCGATCTTCGGCGGTCCGGGCTGGCACTGGGACAGCCGGCGCGAGCAGTATTACATGCACAACTTCCTCGTGGAGCAGCCCGATCTGAACTTCCACAACCCGGAAGTGACGCAGGAATTGCTCAATGTCGCGCAGTTCTGGCTGGAGCGCGGCGTCGATGGCTTCCGCCTCGATACGATCAACTTCTACATGCATGACGACGAGCTGCGCGATAACCCGCCGCTGCCGCCGGAAGAGCGTAACGACCAGACCGCGCCCAAGGTGAACCCCTACAATCACCAGCGCCATATCTACGACAAGAACAACCCCGAGAACCTGCGCTTCCTGCGCAAGCTCCGGACGCTGATGAACAATTACAACGCGGCGGCCGTGGGCGAAGTGGGCGACAGCCAGCGCGGACTGGAGATCCTGGGCGAATACACCTCCGGCGCGGACAAGATGCAGATGTCCTACGCCTTCGAGCTGCTCTCCGGGCATGAACCGCTCAAGGCGAGCTATTTCAAATCCGTCTTCGACAAGGTCGATACGGTCGCCAAGGACGGCTGGGTCTGCTGGGCCTATTCGAACCACGACGTGGAGCGCCATATCTCGCGCTGGCAACTGACGCCGGCCTCGGCGCGGCTCTATACCTCGCTGATGATGTGCCTGCGCGGCTCGCTTTGCCTCTATCAGGGCGAGGAACTGGGCTTGCACGAGGCGGAGCTGTCCTACGAAGACCTGCAAGACCCTTACGGCAAGGAATTCTGGCCCGAATTCAAGGGCCGCGATGGCTGCCGCACGCCGATGGTCTGGGAACGCGACGCCGCCTATGCGGGCTTCTCGCAGGCGCGCCCGTGGCTGCCTGTGCCCACCACGCACCAGAACATCGCGACCGATGTGGCCGAGCACGATCCGGCCTCGCTCCTGCACCATTACCGCCGCGCGATCGGATTCCGTCGCAATCACGACGTGCTTCGGACCGGCGCGATGGAGGATATGTATTGCTCCGGTGACCTGCTGGTCTTCACGCGCAGGAACGAGGAGGAGACGATCCTGTGCTATTTCAACCTGTCCGATCATCCGGTGAACGCCACCGTTCCGCCGGGCAACTGGGTGACGGTCGGGGGCGAGCTGGGCTCGATCCGACCGATGCCCGATCACACTTTGCATCTCGGCCCATGGCAGCCGAGCATTCTGCGCCTCGACGAACACGAGGCCTGA
- a CDS encoding ABC transporter ATP-binding protein has product MAELKLENVAKSYGEVSVLENINLDIKAGELIVFVGPSGCGKSTLLRMIAGLEKITGGTLEIDGVRMNDVPPSNRGIAMVFQSYALYPHMTVRDNMAFALKIAKMSKDEIDAAVNKAADMLQLTDYLDRLPKALSGGQRQRVAIGRAIVRDPKVYLFDEPLSNLDAALRVATRIEIAQLKEAMPDRTMIYVTHDQVEAMTLATRIVVLANKGIAQVGTPLELYEQPRNEFVAQFIGSPAMNLLSGEITETGEMTTVKLDGGGIARSTIATRPEDLSRRVKIGVRPEDFVPIEDAAIYTGRVDIVEALGEVTLLYFEAEGGHDPIIAKLPGIHHDRRYTEISLGADPSKVHLFADGQSLLYR; this is encoded by the coding sequence ATGGCCGAACTCAAACTGGAAAACGTCGCGAAAAGCTATGGCGAGGTGTCGGTTCTCGAGAACATCAACCTCGACATCAAAGCGGGCGAGCTGATTGTCTTCGTGGGCCCCTCGGGCTGCGGGAAATCGACGCTTCTGCGGATGATCGCGGGGCTCGAGAAGATCACGGGCGGCACGCTCGAGATCGACGGGGTGCGGATGAATGACGTGCCGCCCTCGAACCGCGGCATCGCGATGGTCTTCCAGTCCTACGCGCTCTATCCGCACATGACGGTGCGCGACAACATGGCCTTCGCCCTGAAGATCGCGAAGATGAGCAAGGACGAGATCGATGCCGCCGTCAATAAGGCGGCGGATATGCTGCAACTGACCGACTATCTCGACCGTCTGCCCAAAGCGCTCTCGGGTGGTCAGCGGCAGCGGGTCGCCATCGGGCGCGCCATCGTGCGCGACCCGAAGGTCTATCTCTTCGACGAACCGCTCTCGAACCTCGATGCGGCGCTGCGCGTCGCCACCCGGATCGAGATCGCCCAGCTCAAAGAGGCGATGCCCGATCGCACGATGATCTACGTCACCCACGATCAGGTTGAGGCGATGACGCTCGCGACCCGGATCGTGGTGCTCGCGAATAAGGGGATCGCGCAGGTCGGCACGCCGCTCGAACTCTATGAGCAGCCGCGCAACGAGTTCGTCGCGCAGTTCATCGGGTCTCCCGCAATGAACCTGCTCTCGGGCGAGATCACCGAGACGGGTGAGATGACCACGGTGAAACTCGATGGCGGCGGCATCGCACGCTCCACCATCGCGACGCGTCCCGAGGACCTGTCGCGGCGCGTGAAAATCGGGGTGCGCCCCGAGGATTTCGTGCCCATCGAGGACGCGGCGATCTACACCGGTCGCGTCGATATCGTCGAAGCTCTGGGCGAAGTGACGCTTCTCTATTTCGAGGCCGAAGGCGGTCACGACCCGATCATCGCGAAACTGCCCGGCATCCATCACGACCGTCGCTATACTGAGATTTCTCTCGGCGCCGATCCGTCCAAAGTGCATCTCTTCGCGGACGGGCAGTCGCTTCTCTACCGCTGA